The following proteins are co-located in the Neomonachus schauinslandi chromosome 8, ASM220157v2, whole genome shotgun sequence genome:
- the ZBTB9 gene encoding zinc finger and BTB domain-containing protein 9, whose translation MDTSTPMPPVPPSPTCNPAPRTIQIEFPQHSSVLLEALNRHRLEGKFCDVSLLVQGRELRAHKAVLAAASPYFHDKLLLGDAPRLTLPSVIEADAFEGLLQLIYSGRLRLPLDALPAHLLVASGLQMWQVVDQCSEILRELETSGGGISTRGATSYHTLLSTTSSPGGWCIRSSPFQTPVQSSTSTESPVLGEGSELGDVLQIQVEEEEEEEEEEEEDEEEDQGSAAPSQTPQPQRVSGAFPCPHGSHPLPISTTPRRVSEGESAPLEPPTPHTALPPKVFYIKQEPSEPKEEISGGGTQSGGTKEETKVFPGGDTEGNGELGFSLPSGAGAAYGGGGGPSWKPVDLHGNEILSGGGGPGGAGQAVHGPVKLGGTPPADGKRFGCLCGKRFAVKPKRDRHIMLTFSLRPFGCGICNKRFKLKHHLTEHMKTHAGALHACPHCGRRFRVHACFLRHRDLCKGQGWATAHWTYN comes from the coding sequence ATGGATACCTCGACGCCCATGCCCCCCGTTCCCCCCTCCCCGACCTGCAACCCTGCCCCACGGACAATCCAGATCGAGTTCCCGCAGCATAGCTCAGTGCTGCTGGAAGCCCTGAACCGCCACAGGCTAGAGGGAAAGTTCTGTGATGTGTCCCTCTTGGTGCAGGGCCGGGAACTTAGGGCGCACAAAGCAGTGTTGGCTGCTGCCTCTCCTTACTTCCATGACAAACTTCTTCTGGGGGATGCGCCACGTCTCACTCTGCCCAGCGTCATTGAAGCTGATGCCTTCGAGGGGCTGCTCCAGCTCATTTATTCAGGGCGCCTCCGTCTGCCACTGGAtgctctccctgcccacctccttgtGGCCAGTGGCCTCCAGATGTGGCAAGTAGTAGATCAGTGCTCAGAGATTCTTAGAGAACTAGAAACATCAGGGGGTGGAATTTCAACCCGTGGGGCGACCTCTTACCATACACTTCTTTCCACCACATCCTCTCCAGGAGGCTGGTGCATTCGCTCTTCCCCTTTCCAGACCCCAGTGCAGTCTTCCACCTCTACCGAGAGCCCCGTTTTAGGGGAGGGGAGTGAACTGGGAGATGTGTTACAGATTCAAgttgaagaagaggaggaggaggaggaggaagaagaagaagatgaggaggaggaccAGGGGTCAGCAGCACCCTCTCAGACACCTCAGCCTCAGAGAGTATCAGGGGCTTTTCCCTGTCCTCATGGATCACACCCACTGCCTATATCCACTACTCCCCGCAGGGTTTCAGAGGGCGAGAGTGCACCACTTGAGCCACCTACCCCTCATACTGCACTGCCCCCCAAAGTCTTCTACATTAAGCAGGAACCCTCTGAGCCTAAAGAAGAGATATCAGGAGGTGGAACTCAGTCTGGAGGAACAAAGGAGGAGACCAAAGTGTTTCCTGGAGGGGACACTGAAGGGAATGGAGAGCTAGGGTTCTCATTGCCCTCAGGAGCAGGGGCAGCatatggaggaggaggaggtccaTCCTGGAAACCAGTGGATCTTCATGGGAATGAAATCCTGTCAGGGGGTGGGGGACCTGGGGGGGCAGGACAGGCTGTGCATGGGCCTGTCAAGTTAGGAGGTACACCCCCTGCCGATGGGAAACGCTTTGGTTGCTTGTGTGGGAAGCGGTTTGCAGTGAAGCCAAAGCGTGATCGGCACATCATGCTGACCTTCAGCCTTCGGCCCTTTGGCTGTGGCATCTGCAATAAGCGCTTCAAGCTGAAGCACCATCTGACAGAACATATGAAGACCCATGCTGGAGCCCTGCATGCCTGCCCCCATTGTGGCCGTCGGTTCCGAGTCCATGCCTGTTTCCTTCGCCATCGGGACCTATGCAAGGGCCAGGGTTGGGCCACTGCTCACTGGACTTACAACTGA